From Anas acuta chromosome 20, bAnaAcu1.1, whole genome shotgun sequence, a single genomic window includes:
- the PRRT1B gene encoding proline rich transmembrane protein 1B, whose translation MEAAGAGVPEGAERGPRVVAVAVLGAGGGPLEGEPPPYSPPDPRSAHLLCPPFAPPPSSAFQPCPQPGAPPPFSPFELCPGPVPPASSQRPPKDYLVESVLVTVFCCLLTGVVALVYSHETRAALSRGDLAQAKAASKKAQSLVLFSLLFGLFASFSWVIYVLVALYL comes from the exons ATggaggcggccggggccggggtccctgagggagcggagcggggcccgCGGGTGGTGGCTGTGGCGGTGCTCGGTGCTGGTGGTGGTCCCCTGGAGGGGGAGCCGCCGCCCTACTCGCCGCCCGACCCCCGCAGCGCCCACCTGCTCTGCCCGCCCTTCGCCCCGCCGCCCTCCAGCGCCTTccagccctgcccgcagcccggcGCTCCCCCGCCCTTCAGCCCC TTCGAGCTGTGCCCCGGCCCCGTGCCTCCTGCTTCCAGCCAGCGGCCGCCCAAGGACTACCTGGTGGAGTCGGTGCTGGTGACCGtcttctgctgcctcctgacCGGCGTCGTGGCGCTCGTCTACTCCCACGAG ACCCGCGCCGCGCTGAGCCGCGGGGACCTGGCCCAGGCCAAGGCGGCGTCCAAGAAGGCGCAGTCGCTGGTGCTCTTCAGCCTGCTCTTCGGCCTCTTCGCCTCCTTCAGCTGGGTCATCTACGTCCTGGTGGCCCTCTACCTATGA